From a single Solanum dulcamara chromosome 4, daSolDulc1.2, whole genome shotgun sequence genomic region:
- the LOC129884877 gene encoding uncharacterized protein LOC129884877 → MILSNSLSSSTFLRFNEQQQLFVDPRSQNSPILQLQSRKLKKKSRGLSVVTRGGGISSGSYIFALVFPLSLLAITIFTSARVADSLDKKFLEELAVNETIAEGEEDDGSAVTPLEEKPATPRTRNRPKREVETSSK, encoded by the exons ATGATACTGTCCAACTCCCTCTCCTCTTCTACTTTCCTCCGATTCAATGAGCAACAGCAGCTCTTTGTGGATCCTCGCTCACAAAATTCGCCGATTCTTCAACTGCAGAGCcggaaattgaagaagaaaagcaGAGGCTTATCTGTGGTGACTCGTGGAGGAGGAATAAGTTCGGGAAGCTATATATTTGCTTTGGTATTCCCACTTTCTCTCCTTGCTATCACCATCTTCACTTCTGCCCGTGTTGCTGATTCCCTCGACAAGAAATTCCTCGAAGAG CTTGCAGTAAATGAAACAATTGCGGAAGGTGAGGAAGATGATGGCAGTGCAGTCACTCCATTAGAGGAAAAACCTGCAACTCCTCGTACACGCAATCGACCCAAACGGGAAGTTGAAACTTCATCTAAGTAG
- the LOC129887032 gene encoding glycosyltransferase-like KOBITO 1 encodes MAGLYTSLRPQQPSSSSSSQQSFFSKVLLLLTILPLSLAVFAFFLQWRGGGVDDPISRWSPEESHMFPGMESSPLATVSHSSQSSDCSLLAHTSTPSFPYYKDWKFKLHPDLKPKICITTSTSAGLEQILPWMFYHKVIGVTSFLLFVEGKAASPDVSKVLESIPGVKVIYRTRKLEEQQAKSRIWNETWLSSFFYKPCNYELFVKQSLNMEMAIVMARDAGMDWIIHLDTDELIHPAGAREYSLRQLLLDVPSNVDMVIFPNYESSVERDDIKDPFTEVSMFKKNYDHLTKDTYFGMYKEATRGNPNYFLTYGNGKAAARVQDHLRPNGAHRWHNYMKTPKEIKLEEAAVLHYTYSKFSDLTSRRDRCGCKPTKEDVKRCFMLEFDRSAFIIASTATEDEMVNWYREHVVWTDKAVNLKLLRKGILTRIYAPMVIVQGLRESGVFSSIVLSAQESLSKDKFLASFESNNSSKAAASESLPSRKIGRNQHSQAARRVLEESGSYLEFHEEAVPPRSPPGIDADVITEA; translated from the exons ATGGCGGGTCTCTACACCTCCCTCAGACCCCAAcaaccatcttcttcttcatcttcacaaCAGTCTTTCTTCTCGAAGGTTCTTCTCCTCCTTACAATCCTTCCTCTATCTTTGGCTGTCTTTGCCTTTTTTCTTCAATGGCGCGGTGGCGGAGTTGACGATCCAATTTCTCGATGGTCTCCCGAAGAGTCTCACATGTTTCCTGGCATGGAAAGTTCTCCTCTAGCCACTGTTTCTCACTCTTCTCAGTCATCAGATTGTTCTCTTCTCGCCCACACTAGTACGCCGTCGTTTCCTTACTATAAAGACTGGAAATTCAAACTTCATCCAGATCTCAAACCAAAG ATATGTATTACAACTAGTACATCTGCTGGCCTAGAGCAGATTTTACCATGGATGTTCTATCATAAAGTAATTGGTGTAACATCATTTTTGCTTTTTGTGGAAGGAAAGGCTGCATCTCCTGATGTTTCTAAAGTCCTTGAATCCATTCCT GGAGTAAAAGTAATATACAGAACTAGAAAGCTAGAGGAGCAACAAGCCAAAAG CCGGATTTGGAATGAAACGTGGCTGTCTAGTTTCTTTTATAAACCTTGCAATTACGAGCTCTTTGTGAAGCAATCTCTTAATATGGAGATGGCCATAGTGATGGCAAGG GATGCTGGTATGGATTGGATAATTCATCTAGACACAGATGAGTTAATACACCCGGCCGGTGCTCGAGAGTATTCTTTGAGGCAGTTGCTGCTTGATGTGCCTTCAAACGTTGACATGGTTATCTTTCCTAACTAT GAGAGCAGTGTTGAACGAGATGACATCAAGGATCCTTTTACAGAG GTGTCAATGTTCAAGAAGAATTATGACCATCTAACGAAGGATACATATTTTGGCATGTATAAAGAAGCAACCCGTGGCAATCCAAATTACTTTTTAACGTATGGCAATGGTAAAGCAGCTGCTCGAGTTCAGGACCATCTTCGTCCCAATGGGGCTCATCGATGGCATAATTACATGAAAACTCCAAA GGAGATCAAATTGGAGGAGGCTGCTGTTCTGCATTACACATATTCCAAGTTTTCTGATTTGACTTCAAGACGAGATAGATGTGGTTGCAAGCCCACAAAGGAGGATGTTAAGAGATGCTTCATGTTGGAATTCGATAGATCT GCATTTATTATTGCTTCAACTGCTACAGAGGATGAGATGGTAAACTG GTACCGTGAACATGTGGTATGGACTGACAAAGCGGTGAACCTGAAATTGTTGAGGAAAGGCATTTTAACTCGTATTTATGCTCCCATG GTTATTGTCCAAGGTTTGAGGGAGAGTGGTGTTTTCAGTTCTATTGTTTTATCTGCTCAAGAATCTCTATCAAAGGACAAATTCTTAGCATCCTTTGAAAGTAACAATTCATCAAAGGCTGCTGCCTCGGAGTCACttccttcaagaaagattgGTAGAAATCAACATTCTCAAGCTGCCAGGAGAGTTTTAGAGGAAAGTGGTTCCTACTTGGAATTTCATGAAGAAGCCGTTCCCCCACGGTCGCCCCCAGGCATAGATGCAGATGTCATAACTGAAGCGTAA